The proteins below are encoded in one region of Flavobacterium nackdongense:
- a CDS encoding TetR family transcriptional regulator C-terminal domain-containing protein, translated as MATKKTPNTKDKIVSLYMNYRLENADRPKSVYLFAKENGFTETEFYSYFGTIESIEKEIFKMFFDKTKELIEKDSAFDSYDMKTKTLSFYFTFFEMMAANRSYVQLTLQEHKNQLKNLMQLASLRVEFKNFIGEIFTDDLRIQYEKFHNVQERALKESAWIQFLMILKFWLEDSSPAFEKSDIFIEKSVKASFELMNMAPIESLIDFGKFLFKEKIQHN; from the coding sequence ATGGCAACCAAAAAAACACCTAATACGAAAGATAAAATAGTGTCTTTGTATATGAATTATCGTTTAGAAAACGCCGATAGACCAAAATCCGTTTACCTATTTGCTAAAGAAAATGGTTTCACCGAAACTGAATTCTATTCCTATTTCGGAACCATCGAAAGTATTGAGAAAGAAATTTTCAAAATGTTTTTTGATAAGACAAAAGAATTGATTGAAAAAGATTCGGCCTTCGATAGTTATGACATGAAGACAAAAACCTTGAGTTTCTATTTCACATTTTTCGAAATGATGGCGGCCAATCGAAGCTATGTTCAATTGACGCTACAGGAGCACAAAAACCAACTCAAAAACCTGATGCAACTCGCCAGTTTGAGAGTTGAATTCAAAAATTTTATAGGCGAAATCTTTACAGACGATTTAAGAATTCAATATGAAAAATTTCATAACGTCCAAGAAAGAGCGCTCAAAGAATCGGCTTGGATTCAGTTTTTGATGATTTTAAAATTCTGGTTGGAGGATTCTTCACCGGCTTTCGAAAAGAGCGATATTTTTATCGAAAAATCAGTAAAAGCAAGTTTTGAATTAATGAATATGGCGCCAATTGAAAGCCTAATCGATTTTGGAAAATTTCTATTTAAAGAAAAAATACAGCATAACTAA
- a CDS encoding TIGR03643 family protein, translating into MKRDLSEIEIDRIIEMAWEDRTTFDAIQMQFGLKEQEVIDLMRQEMKPSSFRMWRERVQGRKTKHEKLRVFDKGRFKCSRQRQINNNKISKR; encoded by the coding sequence TTGAAAAGAGATTTATCTGAAATTGAGATAGACCGCATCATAGAAATGGCTTGGGAGGATCGAACCACATTCGACGCGATTCAGATGCAATTTGGTCTAAAAGAACAAGAAGTTATCGACTTGATGCGACAAGAAATGAAACCTTCCAGTTTCAGAATGTGGCGAGAAAGAGTACAAGGAAGAAAAACAAAACACGAAAAATTGAGGGTTTTCGATAAAGGCAGATTCAAGTGCAGCAGACAACGACAAATCAACAACAATAAAATTTCTAAGAGATAG
- the folE gene encoding GTP cyclohydrolase I FolE has protein sequence MIAKELNGYEKIENYDEEAVQIMADNYRSIIENIGENIYREGLLKTPERAAKAMLYLTHGYGVNPLEILKSALFTENHQQMIVVKDIEVYSMCEHHMLPFFGKAHIAYIPNGKIVGLSKIPRIVDAFSRRMQVQERLTDEIKDCIQEALNPQGVAVVIEAQHMCMCMRGIQKQNSVTTTSSFNGAFEKNKTRKEFISLVSNKLS, from the coding sequence ATGATCGCAAAAGAATTAAACGGATACGAAAAAATCGAAAATTACGATGAAGAGGCAGTACAAATAATGGCGGATAACTACCGTTCCATCATCGAAAACATCGGCGAAAATATTTACCGAGAAGGCCTATTAAAAACTCCGGAAAGAGCCGCAAAAGCAATGCTTTATTTGACCCACGGTTATGGTGTAAATCCGTTGGAAATACTGAAATCGGCATTGTTTACCGAGAATCATCAACAAATGATTGTTGTAAAAGATATAGAAGTGTACTCGATGTGCGAACATCATATGCTCCCCTTTTTCGGAAAAGCGCATATCGCCTACATCCCCAATGGCAAAATAGTAGGTTTAAGTAAAATCCCTAGAATCGTAGATGCGTTTTCAAGAAGAATGCAAGTGCAAGAACGACTCACTGACGAAATAAAAGATTGTATTCAAGAAGCCTTAAACCCGCAGGGAGTAGCCGTGGTTATTGAAGCCCAACATATGTGTATGTGCATGCGAGGCATCCAAAAACAAAACTCTGTGACTACCACCTCATCGTTCAACGGCGCATTTGAAAAAAATAAAACCAGAAAAGAATTTATTAGCTTGGTTTCCAATAAATTGAGTTAA
- a CDS encoding type II toxin-antitoxin system RelE/ParE family toxin, with protein MKVIWSENAETTFDVIVLYIEAKFGVLPAKKFIRKVDSVIQSISNQPYIYKSSNFNNKVRKATISKQCSLFYEINKETIQLSYFWDNRQEPML; from the coding sequence ATGAAAGTGATATGGTCAGAAAACGCCGAAACCACTTTTGATGTAATTGTACTTTATATTGAAGCAAAATTTGGTGTTCTGCCTGCAAAAAAGTTTATAAGAAAAGTAGATTCTGTAATTCAATCCATTTCTAATCAACCCTATATTTATAAAAGTTCTAATTTTAATAATAAGGTTAGAAAAGCTACTATTAGCAAGCAATGTTCGTTGTTTTACGAAATAAACAAAGAAACAATTCAGTTGTCTTATTTCTGGGACAACCGGCAAGAACCAATGTTGTAA
- a CDS encoding ABC1 kinase family protein: protein MKTIDYIPTSKIERATKLVQTGAKVGVNYLKYYSEKMVNTDLTRDKLNEDNAEDIYDGLKSMKGSALKVAQMLSMDKSFLPQAYVDKFSLSQFSVPPLSAPLVLKTFKSNFGKTPYEIFDEFNPNSVNAASIGQVHLAVKNNKKLAVKIQYPGVANSISSDLALVKPVAIRMFNLQGKDSDKYFKEVEDKLTEETNYLLELKQSQEVAKACQKIENLVFPQYYPEYSSEKIITMDWMSGIHLSQFTTKNKDVKVAQKLGQALWDFYMYQIHILRKVHADPHPGNFLVNTENQLVALDFGCMKKIPNDFYNPYFELVNKKVIDNKMLFEEILFELEILRNDDSQEEIEYFSQMFYDLLSLFTKPFQSATFDFSDEVFFQNIAKLGERFTKDTTLRKMNGNRGSKHFIYMNRTFFGLYNLMFDLKAEIVVNEFKKYSN from the coding sequence ATGAAAACTATCGACTATATTCCCACGTCAAAAATTGAAAGAGCGACAAAACTCGTGCAAACGGGCGCTAAAGTTGGTGTCAACTACCTTAAATACTACAGTGAAAAAATGGTCAACACCGACCTGACTCGCGACAAACTGAACGAAGATAACGCTGAAGATATTTATGATGGACTAAAAAGTATGAAAGGCAGCGCATTGAAAGTGGCGCAAATGCTAAGTATGGACAAAAGTTTTTTGCCACAAGCCTATGTGGACAAATTTTCTTTGTCTCAGTTTTCGGTTCCACCGCTTTCTGCACCACTAGTATTGAAGACATTTAAGTCGAACTTCGGAAAAACACCTTATGAAATTTTCGATGAATTCAATCCCAATTCCGTAAATGCTGCGAGCATTGGGCAAGTTCATTTGGCCGTAAAAAACAATAAAAAACTAGCAGTCAAAATTCAATATCCAGGTGTTGCCAATAGTATTTCGTCTGATTTAGCCTTGGTAAAACCCGTTGCAATTCGAATGTTTAATCTTCAAGGCAAAGATTCTGATAAATATTTCAAGGAAGTGGAAGACAAACTTACCGAAGAAACCAACTATTTATTAGAACTTAAACAAAGTCAAGAAGTCGCCAAAGCTTGCCAGAAAATCGAAAACTTAGTTTTTCCTCAATACTATCCTGAATACTCTTCAGAGAAAATCATCACAATGGATTGGATGAGCGGAATTCACCTTTCGCAATTTACAACTAAAAACAAAGACGTAAAAGTCGCCCAAAAATTAGGTCAGGCACTTTGGGATTTTTATATGTATCAAATTCATATTTTAAGAAAAGTGCATGCCGATCCGCATCCTGGAAATTTTTTGGTCAACACTGAAAATCAATTGGTAGCCCTTGATTTTGGCTGTATGAAGAAAATTCCAAATGATTTTTACAATCCCTATTTTGAGTTGGTCAACAAAAAAGTCATCGACAACAAAATGCTTTTTGAAGAAATATTATTTGAATTAGAAATTCTTAGAAACGATGATTCGCAGGAAGAAATCGAGTATTTCAGCCAAATGTTTTATGATTTATTATCCTTGTTTACCAAGCCTTTTCAATCAGCAACATTTGATTTTTCGGACGAAGTGTTTTTTCAAAATATTGCCAAATTAGGAGAACGTTTCACCAAAGATACCACGCTACGAAAAATGAATGGCAATCGCGGTTCGAAACATTTTATTTATATGAACCGAACTTTCTTCGGATTGTACAATTTAATGTTTGATTTAAAAGCTGAAATTGTGGTCAATGAATTTAAAAAGTATAGCAATTGA
- a CDS encoding TIGR01777 family oxidoreductase: MKKRVLLTGGTGFIGRNLTRLLIQSGYSVSVLTRNLKQNSADVFYYRWDVARGQIDEKAVLKADYIIHLAGEGIADKRWTSKRKLAIIESRERSIQLIYDVLKRNDKKLDAFISASGIGVYGAINGSEICTESSPAVSDFLGSTCQKWEAAADTIQSLGIRTVKIRTGLVLGKEDGFLKKMAPLFKLNLGSALGSGKQYMPWIHIDDLSAIYLEAVRNGQMSGAYNAAINDSCTNEFFSKALAKIYGYSIWLPAVPAFILKIALGEMAQILLTGRRVSSEKIEKMGVQFRFKNLEEALKNCLL, from the coding sequence ATGAAAAAGAGAGTATTGCTTACCGGAGGTACAGGTTTTATTGGAAGGAATCTCACTAGATTGTTGATTCAGTCTGGATATTCTGTTTCAGTATTAACTAGGAATTTAAAACAAAATAGTGCTGATGTTTTTTACTACCGATGGGATGTAGCTCGGGGGCAGATTGATGAAAAAGCAGTCCTGAAGGCGGATTATATCATCCACCTGGCTGGCGAAGGCATTGCTGACAAGCGATGGACCTCGAAAAGAAAACTGGCTATCATCGAAAGCAGGGAAAGATCCATTCAGTTGATTTATGATGTTTTGAAGCGCAATGATAAAAAACTAGATGCCTTCATTTCGGCTTCTGGAATTGGAGTTTATGGCGCGATAAACGGCTCTGAAATTTGCACCGAATCGAGTCCCGCTGTCTCTGATTTTTTAGGTTCTACTTGCCAAAAATGGGAAGCTGCCGCCGATACCATTCAAAGTTTAGGCATCCGAACGGTTAAAATCCGGACTGGGCTCGTGCTTGGTAAAGAAGATGGTTTTTTGAAGAAAATGGCGCCGCTTTTCAAATTGAATTTAGGGTCGGCATTGGGGTCAGGCAAACAGTATATGCCTTGGATTCATATTGATGATTTGTCCGCGATCTATCTTGAAGCTGTTCGTAACGGCCAAATGTCGGGTGCTTACAACGCAGCCATAAATGATAGCTGTACTAATGAATTTTTTTCGAAAGCTTTGGCAAAAATCTACGGCTATTCCATTTGGTTGCCGGCTGTCCCTGCTTTTATTCTGAAAATTGCTTTGGGTGAAATGGCTCAAATTCTCTTGACAGGTCGCAGAGTTTCTTCTGAAAAAATCGAAAAAATGGGGGTTCAATTCCGCTTCAAAAACCTAGAGGAAGCTTTGAAAAATTGCCTATTGTAA
- a CDS encoding YceI family protein, producing MKKNILFLLFFIFQYTSAQTEMRTASGIISFEASVPFYEEVTATNKTAVCILELKNGQLSSRVQMKDFRFKLSLMEEHFNKKYLETDDYPQASFKGIIEGFNINIIGESPKEFKLKGDLKIHGKSKKVNSVIFLKKEGNGLEIVAELQVNTKDYNIAIPEILRMKVAETVQIKYYFFVK from the coding sequence ATGAAAAAAAATATCCTTTTTCTGCTTTTTTTTATATTCCAGTACACCTCCGCACAGACTGAAATGAGAACAGCATCCGGGATCATCAGTTTTGAAGCATCGGTCCCTTTTTACGAAGAAGTAACGGCAACAAACAAAACTGCGGTCTGTATTCTAGAACTGAAAAATGGGCAACTATCGAGTAGGGTTCAAATGAAAGATTTTCGTTTTAAATTGTCTTTAATGGAGGAGCACTTTAATAAAAAATACTTGGAAACCGACGACTATCCACAAGCCTCTTTCAAAGGAATTATAGAAGGGTTCAACATTAACATCATTGGTGAATCGCCAAAAGAATTCAAGTTGAAAGGAGACTTAAAAATTCATGGAAAGTCTAAAAAAGTTAATTCGGTAATCTTTCTAAAAAAAGAAGGGAATGGACTAGAAATTGTTGCTGAACTTCAAGTCAATACTAAAGACTACAACATCGCTATCCCCGAAATATTGCGAATGAAAGTAGCGGAAACAGTACAAATAAAATATTATTTTTTCGTAAAATAA
- a CDS encoding tRNA (cytidine(34)-2'-O)-methyltransferase, translated as MLNIVLVEPEIPNNTGNIGRLCVGTESRLHLIHPFGFVINDKNLKRSGLDYWVHLDVTEYQNIEEWISQIPDRSRVFLMSSHAKTSIYEAKFQDGDWLVFGKESVGLSQEVLARFENHLTIPMSKLIRSFNIANSVAFVVGEAKRQIGLKISN; from the coding sequence ATGTTAAACATCGTTTTAGTCGAACCTGAAATCCCCAACAATACCGGGAATATTGGTCGTTTGTGTGTGGGTACTGAAAGCCGTTTGCACCTGATTCATCCTTTTGGCTTTGTCATCAATGATAAAAACCTGAAACGTTCCGGACTCGATTATTGGGTGCATTTGGATGTGACCGAATACCAAAATATCGAAGAATGGATTTCGCAGATTCCTGATAGGTCAAGAGTTTTTTTGATGAGTTCACACGCCAAAACATCCATTTATGAAGCCAAATTTCAAGATGGCGATTGGTTGGTTTTTGGTAAAGAAAGTGTGGGTTTAAGCCAAGAAGTTTTAGCTCGATTCGAAAATCATTTGACCATTCCGATGTCAAAATTAATTAGAAGTTTTAATATTGCTAATTCCGTTGCCTTTGTGGTTGGGGAAGCGAAAAGGCAGATTGGATTGAAGATTTCAAATTAA
- the rmuC gene encoding DNA recombination protein RmuC, with the protein MPTLLPFLLIFIIALAVGIFIGKLIFSARFQVEKISLEEKLIATNNQIDQINQQFAFEKNAFEKQLGIANTEKETIRNEKDSLALQLTKKEVDFDNLWQRNKEQKEEVEKLQEKFTKEFENLANKILDEKSNKFTEQNKENMKNILSPLQEKIQLFEKKVDDTHKESIDYHAALRQQILGLREMNLQMSKETLNLTKALKGDSKMQGNWGELILERVLEKSGLEKDREYFVQQSHTNSEGNRVFPDVVINLPDGKKMIVDSKVSLTAYEKYINEEDDNLKMGFLKEHVNSIKRHVEQLGDKNYQDLYQIESPDFVLLFIPMEPAFALALNEDTTLYNKAFEKNIVIVTPSTLLATLRTIDSMWTNQKQQENAFEIARQAGALYDKFEGFVADLIKIGKKIDESKVEYQGAMNKLVDGKGNLIISVEKLKKMGAKAKKALPDNILNRAGKDENIELN; encoded by the coding sequence ATGCCCACCCTACTCCCTTTTTTATTAATTTTCATTATCGCTCTCGCAGTCGGAATCTTTATTGGCAAACTTATTTTTTCGGCACGATTTCAAGTCGAAAAAATTAGTCTAGAAGAGAAATTAATCGCTACCAACAACCAAATTGACCAAATCAACCAACAATTTGCATTCGAAAAAAATGCTTTCGAAAAGCAATTAGGTATCGCCAATACTGAAAAAGAAACCATCCGTAACGAGAAAGATAGCCTCGCTCTACAATTGACCAAGAAAGAAGTTGATTTTGACAATCTGTGGCAACGCAACAAGGAACAAAAAGAAGAAGTCGAAAAACTGCAGGAAAAATTCACCAAGGAATTCGAGAATTTAGCGAACAAAATATTAGACGAAAAATCGAATAAATTTACCGAGCAAAATAAGGAGAATATGAAAAACATCTTGTCGCCTCTGCAAGAAAAAATTCAATTGTTCGAAAAGAAAGTCGATGATACTCATAAAGAAAGTATTGATTATCACGCCGCTTTACGCCAACAAATCCTTGGTTTACGCGAAATGAATTTGCAAATGAGCAAAGAAACTTTGAACCTGACCAAAGCGCTGAAAGGTGATAGCAAAATGCAAGGAAATTGGGGCGAATTGATTCTAGAAAGAGTGCTCGAAAAGTCAGGATTAGAAAAAGACAGAGAATATTTTGTGCAACAATCGCATACTAACTCCGAAGGAAATAGAGTTTTTCCTGATGTTGTCATCAATCTTCCTGACGGCAAAAAGATGATTGTCGATTCGAAAGTGTCGCTGACCGCTTATGAAAAATACATCAACGAGGAAGACGACAATCTAAAAATGGGCTTCCTGAAAGAACACGTCAATTCTATCAAACGACACGTAGAACAATTGGGCGATAAAAACTACCAAGATTTATATCAAATTGAAAGCCCAGATTTTGTTTTGCTTTTTATTCCAATGGAACCTGCCTTTGCACTTGCACTCAACGAAGACACCACTTTGTATAATAAAGCGTTCGAGAAAAACATTGTCATTGTGACGCCTTCGACCCTTTTGGCTACCTTGCGTACCATTGATAGTATGTGGACCAACCAAAAACAACAGGAAAATGCCTTTGAAATAGCGCGACAAGCGGGGGCTTTGTATGATAAATTCGAAGGATTTGTCGCCGATTTAATTAAAATTGGCAAAAAAATAGACGAAAGCAAAGTCGAATACCAAGGCGCAATGAACAAACTCGTTGACGGAAAAGGAAACCTCATTATCAGCGTCGAAAAATTGAAGAAAATGGGGGCTAAAGCCAAAAAAGCATTACCCGATAACATTTTAAACAGAGCTGGAAAAGACGAAAATATAGAACTGAATTAA
- a CDS encoding SDR family NAD(P)-dependent oxidoreductase produces the protein MRNIVIIGGSKGIGKEILQQQLGSNLVHNISRNTPEISHPNLKHYSINVLQDPLPEIENVDVLIYCPGSINLKPIGSLSIEDFRNDFEINVIGAVKTIQKYLPALKKGNNPSIILFSTVAAKLGMPFHASVAAAKAGVEGLVKSLGAELASVVRVNAIAPTITETSLAAGILRNDRMKENMMERHPMKNYLKPEEVASMANYLISDQAKSISGQVFEMDYGIVSFKI, from the coding sequence ATGAGAAACATAGTAATCATAGGCGGTAGCAAAGGAATTGGCAAAGAAATTTTGCAACAGCAACTTGGCAGTAACCTAGTACATAACATCAGTAGAAATACGCCCGAAATTTCACATCCCAATTTAAAACATTATTCAATAAATGTGTTGCAAGACCCTTTACCCGAAATCGAAAATGTTGACGTTTTAATTTATTGTCCGGGATCCATCAATCTGAAACCCATTGGGAGTTTGAGCATAGAGGATTTCAGAAATGATTTTGAAATCAATGTGATCGGAGCGGTCAAAACAATTCAAAAATATTTACCCGCGTTAAAAAAAGGGAACAATCCCTCTATCATTCTGTTCAGCACGGTTGCCGCTAAACTAGGAATGCCTTTTCACGCCAGTGTAGCTGCGGCTAAAGCAGGGGTCGAAGGATTGGTAAAATCTCTCGGAGCCGAATTGGCATCGGTCGTTCGTGTCAACGCCATTGCGCCAACAATCACCGAAACTTCGCTTGCTGCAGGGATATTACGGAACGATCGAATGAAGGAAAATATGATGGAACGCCATCCGATGAAAAACTATTTGAAACCCGAAGAAGTGGCGAGTATGGCCAATTACCTCATTTCAGACCAAGCAAAATCAATATCAGGACAAGTATTTGAAATGGATTATGGAATCGTAAGCTTCAAAATCTAA
- a CDS encoding pseudouridine synthase: MHRHFILHKPYGYLSQFIYELKRKKKLLGELYDFPAGTMAIGRLDEDSEGLLLLTTDGKMSEQVRSKKVDKEYYVQVDGIITQEAIDKMKEGVEIGFNGEKYQTKKCEARLIPEIPDFGPRGKKIRDERHGPTSWASITVNEGKFRQVRKMTAAVGFPTLRLVRIRIGNVHLNDLKAGEVREVMSFEL; encoded by the coding sequence ATGCACCGCCATTTCATCCTCCACAAACCCTACGGCTATTTGAGTCAATTTATTTATGAATTGAAACGAAAGAAAAAACTTTTGGGTGAATTATACGATTTTCCGGCAGGAACGATGGCCATTGGTCGTTTGGACGAAGATTCCGAAGGGCTGCTCCTACTGACTACTGATGGTAAAATGAGCGAACAAGTTCGTAGCAAAAAAGTGGACAAAGAATATTATGTACAAGTCGATGGAATAATCACTCAAGAAGCGATTGATAAAATGAAAGAAGGTGTCGAAATTGGGTTTAACGGTGAGAAATACCAAACCAAAAAATGTGAAGCGCGACTCATTCCTGAAATTCCTGATTTTGGTCCGAGAGGCAAAAAAATAAGAGACGAACGCCACGGACCCACTTCTTGGGCTTCGATTACGGTCAACGAAGGGAAGTTTCGTCAAGTGCGAAAAATGACCGCCGCCGTTGGTTTTCCTACTTTACGATTGGTGCGTATTCGAATAGGAAACGTACATTTGAATGATTTAAAAGCGGGAGAAGTGAGAGAAGTTATGAGTTTTGAGTTATAA
- a CDS encoding LapA family protein — MEGKVTVEQALSKGRWQLKYLPMIATFGCIGFGFFLSFKGICGGWIYPVCFILGFILGWLVWSYFVVKWKIWAYENVRNINELERKAVEEQLIWSSGSWFEKTEFKDYQQKQKLKQLEKKFLEKDIYKDDVSVPKETVIYYSRFTLIFLLFLYLGISVLGGYFLLEKEYIGLIFIVLGLYLTYDQFKKIKNKSPQIVINNQGIKLKNENLTTWDRIHHDRVYCQSIGKSATSRLAFNDEEISIDDLEITFSELEKLLQVYRVRYEKDNPA; from the coding sequence ATGGAAGGAAAAGTAACTGTTGAGCAGGCATTAAGTAAAGGTAGATGGCAATTAAAGTATTTGCCAATGATCGCTACTTTTGGATGTATTGGTTTTGGATTTTTTCTTTCTTTTAAGGGGATTTGTGGAGGTTGGATATATCCGGTTTGTTTTATTCTAGGATTTATTTTAGGTTGGTTGGTATGGAGTTACTTTGTAGTCAAATGGAAAATTTGGGCTTATGAGAATGTTAGAAATATCAATGAGTTAGAAAGAAAAGCAGTCGAGGAGCAACTCATTTGGTCTAGTGGAAGTTGGTTTGAAAAAACAGAGTTTAAAGATTATCAACAAAAGCAAAAATTGAAACAGTTGGAGAAAAAATTTCTTGAAAAAGATATTTATAAGGATGATGTTTCAGTCCCAAAAGAAACAGTAATTTATTATTCAAGATTTACACTTATATTTTTATTATTTCTTTATTTAGGTATAAGTGTATTGGGTGGTTATTTCTTATTAGAAAAAGAATACATTGGCTTAATATTTATTGTATTAGGCTTGTATTTAACGTATGATCAATTTAAAAAAATTAAAAATAAAAGCCCCCAAATAGTTATTAATAATCAAGGGATAAAATTAAAAAACGAGAATTTAACTACTTGGGATAGGATTCATCATGATCGGGTTTATTGTCAAAGTATTGGTAAAAGTGCTACAAGTCGCCTAGCTTTTAATGATGAGGAAATTTCAATAGACGACTTAGAAATCACATTTTCTGAATTAGAAAAATTATTGCAGGTTTATCGAGTTCGATATGAAAAAGATAATCCTGCTTAA
- a CDS encoding 6-phosphogluconate dehydrogenase: MKKFLGILIGMAIVSTVCYFAFVYYATYSEGVRSGELIKFSSKGMVFKTYEGELSQGISGAQIFSFSVLDSDEKVIADLKELEGHYVKLTYIERYKTFPWWGDSVYYIKEVKKENSPFKIK; encoded by the coding sequence ATGAAAAAATTTTTAGGAATTCTAATTGGAATGGCAATTGTATCCACTGTTTGTTACTTTGCATTTGTCTACTATGCGACCTATAGCGAAGGCGTTCGCTCTGGCGAATTGATTAAATTCAGCAGCAAAGGAATGGTTTTCAAAACCTATGAAGGCGAATTGAGTCAAGGGATTTCCGGTGCGCAAATTTTTAGTTTCTCCGTTTTGGATAGTGACGAAAAAGTTATCGCCGATTTGAAAGAATTGGAGGGACATTATGTGAAATTGACCTACATCGAACGGTATAAAACATTTCCTTGGTGGGGTGATTCTGTCTATTATATAAAAGAAGTAAAAAAGGAAAATTCTCCCTTTAAAATAAAATAG